From a single Scylla paramamosain isolate STU-SP2022 chromosome 28, ASM3559412v1, whole genome shotgun sequence genomic region:
- the LOC135114885 gene encoding probable cytochrome P450 CYP44 isoform X1, which produces MLNLHAQMLSKRQCTFLIGGKLRREVVQMVRHVNNVGTDILVEEPVKPFTAIPGPPWIPVLGTLLPYKIGMKKLTGYHHEVCRLHQKYGPVVREVFGSQTVVHIFDPDDIKAVYDNDGKMPYVPPLQETAQFYRKKNNMSPGLGNINGEEWYRLRHAVQQMMLRPREASYYYPIQDEVACRAVDRLEAELDDQGFVRNLDFLIPKWIMESAGMCCFEKSLGCLNGGVDEDLSQKLVETNLKIFQLSAEMKFSLRLYRYFKSPKYKTLSSLEDYLYGTSFKLISDAVEELKALVAQKTLQEGQYNFLTYLMSRKELSDKDIMVITFSLFTDGLSTTAPTFLGNLHCLALNQDVQETLYQEIKTLIDPDAPITLGIINKMRYLKAVVREVFRFYPIGEAVQRLSQKDMVLGGYHIPAWTYLELNPYVWLQSKEHFVEPEKLMPERWLRNTSGTSTVNPYVLNPFSLGIRMCAGRRFAEQDIYVGLCRLLLKFRLQATSNDRPEQKWSVLLTPKTPLPVKFIKRE; this is translated from the exons ATGCTCAACCTGCACGCACAGATGTTATCCAAAAGACAGTGTACATTTCTCATAGGAGGGAAATTAAGGAGAGAG GTGGTGCAGATGGTGAGGCATGTGAATAATGTGGGCACTGACATTCTTGTGGAGGAGCCGGTCAAACCCTTCACAGCCATACCAGGCCCTCCATGGATTCCTGTCCTGGGAACCTTACTGCCATACAAAATTG gaatGAAAAAGTTGACTGGATACCACCATGAAGTCTGTAGGCTGCACCAGAAATATGGGCCTGTTGTGAGGGAGGTGTTTGGTTCACAGACAGTTGTCCACATATTTGACCCAGATGACATCAAGGCTGTGTATGATAATGATGGCAAGATGCCCTATGTACCACCCTTACAGGAAACTGCTCAGTTTTATcggaaaaagaacaacatgTCTCCTGGCTTAGGAAATAT AAATGGTGAGGAGTGGTACCGGCTGCGACATGCAGTGCAGCAGATGATGCTGCGCCCACGAGAGGCAAGTTACTACTACCCCATCCAGGATGAGGTGGCATGCAGGGCAGTAGACAGGCTTGAAGCAGAATTAGATGACCAAGGCTTTGTTCGCAATCTCGACTTCCTCATTCCAAAATGGATTATGGAAT cTGCAGGAATGTGTTGTTTTGAAAAGTCTCTTGGATGCCTGAATGGAGGTGTAGATGAAGATTTGTCTCAGAAATTAGTGGAAACAAACCTCAAGATTTTCCAG TTATCTGCGGAGATGAAGTTTTCATTGCGCTTGTATCGGTACTTTAAATCTCCAAAGTACAAAACCTTGAGCAGTCTTGAAGATTACCTCTATGg aacatCCTTCAAGTTAATCAGTGATGCAGTAGAAGAACTCAAAGCACTAGTAGCTCAGAAGACATTACAGGAAGGACAGTATAATTTCCTTACTTATCTTATGTCACGTAAGGAACTGTCTGATAAAGATATTATGGTCATCACTTTCTCACTTTTCACTGATGGCCTCTCCACA ACTGCACCAACATTTCTCGGAAACTTGCACTGTTTGGCACTTAATCAAGATGTGCAGGAGACACTGTACCAAGAGATTAAGACTCTCATTGACCCAGATGCTCCTATAACTCTTGGTATCATTAACAAGATGCGTTATCTGAAGGCTGTCGTTAGAGAAGTGTTCAG GTTTTATCCTATTGGGGAGGCAGTGCAGCGCCTTTCACAGAAAGACATGGTTCTTGGAGGCTATCATATACCAGCTTGG ACATATCTAGAATTGAATCCTTATGTGTGGTTGCAAAGTAAGGAGCATTTCGTGGAGCCAGAAAAGTTGATGCCTGAACGTTGGCTTCGGAACACATCTGGTACCTCCACAGTCAACCCTTACGTTCTCAATCCCTTCAGCCTGGGCATTCGCATGTGTGCAG GTCGAAGGTTTGCAGAACAAGATATATATGTTGGTCTGTGTCGCTTGCTGCTGAAGTTCCGTCTGCAAGCCACCAGTAATGATCGTCCTGAACAGAAGTGGTCAGTACTACTGACGCCAAAGACTCCGCTACCAGTGAAATTTAtcaagagagaatga
- the LOC135114885 gene encoding probable cytochrome P450 CYP44 isoform X2, whose product MVRHVNNVGTDILVEEPVKPFTAIPGPPWIPVLGTLLPYKIGMKKLTGYHHEVCRLHQKYGPVVREVFGSQTVVHIFDPDDIKAVYDNDGKMPYVPPLQETAQFYRKKNNMSPGLGNINGEEWYRLRHAVQQMMLRPREASYYYPIQDEVACRAVDRLEAELDDQGFVRNLDFLIPKWIMESAGMCCFEKSLGCLNGGVDEDLSQKLVETNLKIFQLSAEMKFSLRLYRYFKSPKYKTLSSLEDYLYGTSFKLISDAVEELKALVAQKTLQEGQYNFLTYLMSRKELSDKDIMVITFSLFTDGLSTTAPTFLGNLHCLALNQDVQETLYQEIKTLIDPDAPITLGIINKMRYLKAVVREVFRFYPIGEAVQRLSQKDMVLGGYHIPAWTYLELNPYVWLQSKEHFVEPEKLMPERWLRNTSGTSTVNPYVLNPFSLGIRMCAGRRFAEQDIYVGLCRLLLKFRLQATSNDRPEQKWSVLLTPKTPLPVKFIKRE is encoded by the exons ATGGTGAGGCATGTGAATAATGTGGGCACTGACATTCTTGTGGAGGAGCCGGTCAAACCCTTCACAGCCATACCAGGCCCTCCATGGATTCCTGTCCTGGGAACCTTACTGCCATACAAAATTG gaatGAAAAAGTTGACTGGATACCACCATGAAGTCTGTAGGCTGCACCAGAAATATGGGCCTGTTGTGAGGGAGGTGTTTGGTTCACAGACAGTTGTCCACATATTTGACCCAGATGACATCAAGGCTGTGTATGATAATGATGGCAAGATGCCCTATGTACCACCCTTACAGGAAACTGCTCAGTTTTATcggaaaaagaacaacatgTCTCCTGGCTTAGGAAATAT AAATGGTGAGGAGTGGTACCGGCTGCGACATGCAGTGCAGCAGATGATGCTGCGCCCACGAGAGGCAAGTTACTACTACCCCATCCAGGATGAGGTGGCATGCAGGGCAGTAGACAGGCTTGAAGCAGAATTAGATGACCAAGGCTTTGTTCGCAATCTCGACTTCCTCATTCCAAAATGGATTATGGAAT cTGCAGGAATGTGTTGTTTTGAAAAGTCTCTTGGATGCCTGAATGGAGGTGTAGATGAAGATTTGTCTCAGAAATTAGTGGAAACAAACCTCAAGATTTTCCAG TTATCTGCGGAGATGAAGTTTTCATTGCGCTTGTATCGGTACTTTAAATCTCCAAAGTACAAAACCTTGAGCAGTCTTGAAGATTACCTCTATGg aacatCCTTCAAGTTAATCAGTGATGCAGTAGAAGAACTCAAAGCACTAGTAGCTCAGAAGACATTACAGGAAGGACAGTATAATTTCCTTACTTATCTTATGTCACGTAAGGAACTGTCTGATAAAGATATTATGGTCATCACTTTCTCACTTTTCACTGATGGCCTCTCCACA ACTGCACCAACATTTCTCGGAAACTTGCACTGTTTGGCACTTAATCAAGATGTGCAGGAGACACTGTACCAAGAGATTAAGACTCTCATTGACCCAGATGCTCCTATAACTCTTGGTATCATTAACAAGATGCGTTATCTGAAGGCTGTCGTTAGAGAAGTGTTCAG GTTTTATCCTATTGGGGAGGCAGTGCAGCGCCTTTCACAGAAAGACATGGTTCTTGGAGGCTATCATATACCAGCTTGG ACATATCTAGAATTGAATCCTTATGTGTGGTTGCAAAGTAAGGAGCATTTCGTGGAGCCAGAAAAGTTGATGCCTGAACGTTGGCTTCGGAACACATCTGGTACCTCCACAGTCAACCCTTACGTTCTCAATCCCTTCAGCCTGGGCATTCGCATGTGTGCAG GTCGAAGGTTTGCAGAACAAGATATATATGTTGGTCTGTGTCGCTTGCTGCTGAAGTTCCGTCTGCAAGCCACCAGTAATGATCGTCCTGAACAGAAGTGGTCAGTACTACTGACGCCAAAGACTCCGCTACCAGTGAAATTTAtcaagagagaatga